The DNA segment AGGTTTGGGTCCCCGCTAAAGAAGCCTATTGGATCTTTACGCAGGTATCTTCCGATTTCTGGTTCGTAATACCTAAACCCGTTATAATGCAGCCCCGTCTCGGCATCGTAGTATTGGCCCGGGAACCTGAAATTTTCCTGGGTGATGAAATCCAGGTACTGGCGCCGGGATTCCGCCGGCGCCGGGATTCCGCCGAAATTCGTCACGTCAGACGCGTTTTACTGCAAGACGGACCGCAGAAAACACCCGCCGCCACTGTTATGATGACCGTCTCCGTCGCCACCGTCTGTTCCATCCCCGTTGTCTTCATAGAACAAAGCCGGTCCGGAAGGGTCTACAACGACGCCGTTGGCAACACCGTCCGCGTCGCCGATGCCGCCATCCTGGAACGTTAATGTCACCGACAGGCGATCCTCACTGAAGACGGCCTGGCCGGAATAATCGTACCAGCCGTTGACCGGGTCATGCTTGTACCAGATCGCGCCCTCGGGGATCGGTTGGGAGCAGTATAGGGTCAGTGCGATGGTGTCGCCGGGGGAAGCCGTCAACACCCGGAATGTCACCAGCCCCAGGGGAAAAGCGTCCGGCCGGTTGGTCATGTCGGGCACGCTGGCGTCGTCGATCCATTCCAGGTATTCCAGAGCCGTTTCCTCCGGAAGGATGAAGCCGAAATACAGGCCGGAACCATCGGACACCACGGCGATATTATCCTGGTCGCGATCCGGGGTGCCGTTACCGTCAAGGTCAAGATCTTCCGGCAGATCCTCGTCGGACGTCCAGACAGCGGTAAATTCGGCGGTGACGGCGATATCGGCCATGACATGGGTGTCCTGCCGGGTGGCGGTGGCGACCCCGTCACTCCACTTCACAAAACGGTAGCCCGGGTCCGGCTGGGCCGTGACCGGTGATCCGTCCGTACCCTGGCCGACGGTCTGGGTGCTGTCACCGATGATGGAACCGTTGTCCCCGGCCGTGTAATTCAGGGCAAAGGTGGTGATAACCGTTTCAAAAAAAGCCGTCACGGAAATATTCCCGGTCACATTGCTGTCCAGGCGCGGATTATCTATAGATCCGTCGTCCCATTGCGTGAAAGCAAAACCGGGATCGGGCACGGCAAAGACTTCCGATCCGCTGCCGCCATGGAGGACCTGCTGGGGGGTGGAGCCGCTGATGGCGCCGTGATCTCCGGCCGTGTATTCAAGGGTGTAGATGTCTCTGGCAAAAAAGGCTGTGACCGCCAGGTCGGCGGCGACGTTCATATCGGTCCGGATTGCGGTAGCAACACCGTCGCTCCAGCGCGAGAAATGGTAACCGTAACGGGGCACCGCTCTGACCGCCGAACCGTCCGCCCCGCAATCAACCGTCTGGGGGCTGGCGCCGATAATGGTTCCGCCGGTGCCGGCGGTGTAGGTCAGGGTAGCCGTACAAACCGATGCCCTGAACCAGATGTCGGAGCCGGCCACGAACCCGGCTCCGGCCGTGGCCATCCCGCCGGCGTAGCTGTTCGTTACGTCATAGCGGAATTTAATGCCATTGACGCCGCCGAGTTCGTTCGTGAACAGGAAGGTATACTGCTGGCCCGCCGTGATCGCCACGCCGCCCACCGCGTAGGTGTTCTCCCCGTGAACCAACGCGGGCAAGCCGGTCTGGGTGGAGAGCAGGTCGGGCCCGGCGAGGCTTTGACCATTGTAAATTTTAAGTGTCATCAGGCCGGCATTCGGCGTATCGGCTTTTACGGTTATGGACTGGAGCGTGCCGTCGCAGGTCGGCGTCCAGGATTGGCCGACGGTCAGCGGAGCGGTGGTGTTGTTTTCTACCAGAAATTCGTCCGTGCAGCCCGCGAAAGAATGGGCCGGAATGCCGATCAGCAAGGCCAGCAGGACGGCCAGCCCCAGGGCGGCTTTCATTATATGAAAGCTTTTCTTACAAGATACGAATACATCGTTTAATGACTTTTTAGCCATTTTGGGTACCCCGCCTTTTTTCAACTTTAAGTAAGGTTGTCGGTTTTGCTAAAGGATAACGCGGAACGGGTTATCGTCCACGATCTTTTTCACGGTGTTGCCGTTGGCGTCGTACCCGATGCCGGCGCCACCGGCGCCTGGCCGTTTTCGCAAACTCCCGCCAGGCGG comes from the Thermodesulfobacteriota bacterium genome and includes:
- a CDS encoding RHS repeat-associated core domain-containing protein, yielding MTNFGGIPAPAESRRQYLDFITQENFRFPGQYYDAETGLHYNGFRYYEPEIGRYLRKDPIGFFSGDPNL
- a CDS encoding choice-of-anchor U domain-containing protein: MKAALGLAVLLALLIGIPAHSFAGCTDEFLVENNTTAPLTVGQSWTPTCDGTLQSITVKADTPNAGLMTLKIYNGQSLAGPDLLSTQTGLPALVHGENTYAVGGVAITAGQQYTFLFTNELGGVNGIKFRYDVTNSYAGGMATAGAGFVAGSDIWFRASVCTATLTYTAGTGGTIIGASPQTVDCGADGSAVRAVPRYGYHFSRWSDGVATAIRTDMNVAADLAVTAFFARDIYTLEYTAGDHGAISGSTPQQVLHGGSGSEVFAVPDPGFAFTQWDDGSIDNPRLDSNVTGNISVTAFFETVITTFALNYTAGDNGSIIGDSTQTVGQGTDGSPVTAQPDPGYRFVKWSDGVATATRQDTHVMADIAVTAEFTAVWTSDEDLPEDLDLDGNGTPDRDQDNIAVVSDGSGLYFGFILPEETALEYLEWIDDASVPDMTNRPDAFPLGLVTFRVLTASPGDTIALTLYCSQPIPEGAIWYKHDPVNGWYDYSGQAVFSEDRLSVTLTFQDGGIGDADGVANGVVVDPSGPALFYEDNGDGTDGGDGDGHHNSGGGCFLRSVLQ